The Arachis ipaensis cultivar K30076 chromosome B03, Araip1.1, whole genome shotgun sequence region CTTTTCAAACCTTAAAGAAAAACATGATTATAACTGTGAAACAAATTCATGTGCCAAAAAATTCTTGATCTATTAAGATTAAAATCAATCATTATAATATTAGTGGGTATAATAATCTTtatatccaaaaaaaaataatccattaattttatatcaaattaatgacacacaaaataaaaaaaatcgagACAATTATAATAATTCTTTTCAATCTAcgcaaaatataataataataataataataataataattttgccAAAAGAATGAATCCATATAGAATggtatataaaaaaaagataaaaaaaaccttctttttctttaaaaaacaCTGAATTTATATTCACAGATTAAATCATAGTGCATACAAAATTTTTTATAGTAAGTATGCTCTTCATGTACTGTTTGTGTATTCTTTATGcactctttatgtactctttcAGTTTTATTAACATGTGCTGCACAATTCAGAAGCAGCACATATTTAAATCTAATTTCAAAAACTTAAATgaagattcaaattcaaattaaaaaaattataatttcttaatGATTTAATGATAGATGGCTCTGATACTACTTGTTGAAATTTTCACAAAATTCCTTAACtcatgttaaatcattaagaaagaAAATACTTAAATGCGGAAGCGTACttgaattcataaacatgaatcatGATTGGAAGAGTCtagatcttgtggttctttcgatcttcctcaaccaaagtctTCTATATTCCTAGGCGGCTGAATTACAACTTCTCTGATGGAAAAAGAGTTGCTGAGGTAGCTTTGGTATGCTGGAGACCGAAACCTTAaaggcactatttatatttgagcatgacacccattaaaccctaaaaaccaaataaaatagtatctaaagtctaaaagataatatatctaaaatctaaaaGATAATTATTTAAAGAACAAAAGACAATatctgattttattctcatttaattccaaatcaaaagtaattatgacttattcaattcAGCATTTATAACAATgaatgagatcaccattatatatgAAAGAAGAAGAGAATCTTGAAGAATTTATAAAGTAACTTTTATTGAATGAGAAATAATGTGTACAGAAAGAAAATAAACCATGTTTTTAATCCTAACAAAACTGATCCCCCTTTTCACACCCACACTTATTAACTATTCTTGAGGGATATTAACTTGATGGGCTGCCCCTGGTTTATTGGGCTACAGTTGACTTATACTTTGGGCTCAATACCCCCCTCCTCAAGCTTAAGTTGCTCCTTGGAACAACTCTGAGCTTGTCTTTGAGCCTCTCATAACTGGTTGCTGACAAAGGTTTTGTTAAAATATCAGCAACTTATTCAATTCCAGAAATATGTACAACTTGTAATGATTTATTGTTGATCTTTTCTCGAACAACTTGGATATCTAACTGAAAGTGCTTCATTTTGTCATGTAAGACTGGATTTGCAGTGAGCAAAATAGTACTTAAATTGTCACAAAATATAGACGGAGCAGTAGTCAATGCAATCTTCAACCCGGACAGCAAATTCTTCACCCATGTAATATCTGCTTCACAGGCTGCCAGGCTTTGAAATTTTGCCTCAGTTGATGACCTACTTATAGTTGTTTGTTTTCTGCAAGACCAAGTAACCAAATTAGCTCCGAAGAATACACAATAACCCAAAACAGACCTCCGATCCTCTAGATCTGCTACCCAGTCAGAATCAGAAAAACCATACAACTTATAGTCATTGCATTTATGTAAAAGCAAACCATGTTCTTGTGTTCCTTGAAGATATCGTAAAATCCTCTTCACAGCCTTCCAGTGAGCAAGTAAAGGGTTGTGCATGAATTGAGAAACCTTCCTCACAGCAAAACTCAGGTCAGGCCTAGTGATAGTAACATATTGCAATGTACCTACCACAGTCTGAAGAGCTTCGGATCCTCAAATTGTTCTGAACCTGTAGACAGTAACTGCAAAGAGGAGATCATAGGAGTAGGCATAGCACTTGCCGTACTCATTCCTAATTTAGACAataagtttttaatgtatttagttTAAGATAAATGAAGCTGTCCAGTTTCAGTTTTATGAACCTCAATACCAAGAAAGTAGGATAACTCTCCCAAGTCTTTTAGAGTAAAAATCTTGTTTAACTTTTGTATCATAACATCAATTTTATTCGAATCATTACCAGTAAtgataatgtcatcaacataacaTAGAATGTAAATGACATAATGAGAGccatgtttgatgaataaagatgtATCAGACTTAGTACTAACAAAGCCAAAACTATTTAGAGTATTACTAAGTTTTAAAAACCATTCTCTCGGAGCCTGCTTCAGGCCATAAAGGGCTTTATTTAATTTACACACTAAACTGTCAGAATCATGGGAGAAACCAGTAGGTTGATGCATATATATAGTTTCATGTAAATCACCATTAAGAAAAGCATTATTAAAATCCAATTGTCTTATAAACCAGTCTTTAGATAAAGTTATACTTAACACAATTCGAATGGTGGCAGGTCTGATAACAGGACTAAACACCTGTTCAAAGTCAAAGCCTTCAGATTGGTGGAAGCCTTGAGCCACCAATCTGGCTTTGTACTTTTGTATGGTGCCATTAGGAAGCCTTTTTATAGTAAAAACCCATTTAGATCCAATAATTTTAGCATTTTGAGGTTTTGACACAAGTGTCCAAGTATGATTTCTGATTAAGGCATCATACTCCTCTTGCATAGCATTTTTCCAATGAGGAATAGCTAGGTATTTTAGGAGGTGTTTCACGTAAAATGATTAAATCAACATTACTAATTAAGACTTTGGGTTTAGAATTTCCAGTTTTAGACCTAGTGAGCATTGGATGTTGATTTAGAGGTTTAGGAGATATAAGAACATCTGCAGATGTAGGAATGGGTgcagaattattattattattataggtgGAGGGCAAGTTTGTATCCCAAAGACGGAATAGGATGCTGTGTTTCAATAGGAAAGTGTATGAAATTAGAATTACTAGGAGTACTTGGATTATGACTACTAAT contains the following coding sequences:
- the LOC107632610 gene encoding uncharacterized protein LOC107632610 gives rise to the protein MSTASAMPTPMISSLQLLSTGSEQFEDPKLFRLWPDLSFAVRKVSQFMHNPLLAHWKAVKRILRYLQGTQEHGLLLHKCNDYKLYGFSDSDWVADLEDRRSVLGYCVFFGANLVTWSCRKQTTISRSSTEAKFQSLAACEADITWVKNLLSGLKIALTTAPSIFCDNLSTILLTANPVLHDKMKHFQLDIQVVREKINNKSLQVVHISGIE